In Leptospiraceae bacterium, the genomic window GTTAAAGATTTTACCAAAAGAAATTGAACTCGAATTATCTTTATCCCTAAGGATGATGTGGAGCAAATTGCAATATTGGGTTAAAGTTTAAAATTTCCATTGACGATGATTCAGAAGGATTAGACTACATCTTTATTGGAAATTATATAAATATTTGTATTCATAAAGAATTTCTGCAAAAAATAGATATTAAAGTCAAAGATACTATAACAAATTTAAACTTTGAATTATTTGATGAATAAAATAGAGAACATTTATTCATTAGTCAACTGCGAGTATCCACTCGAGAGTGGACTATTTTGGAAGCTGTCCACTCTCTCGTCCAAACGGCTTAGTTGTATTAGCCACACTTTGTGGTATTTTGTTGAACTTACGCAAGTCCAGCGCCTTTCGTTCCGGTCACAAAGCTTGCAAGAGAATAATGCAAGTTTTGCGCCCTACACTCAGTCACGGGACTTGCTAGTATTAGTTCGGCTTGGACAATGACTTTTAAACTAAAAAGCCGCACCACTTTCGAGTTTAAAAGTCACGTCGGATACTCTTAACGTTATGCAATGCCTCGCTATATTTCATTTAGTTAATCCAACAGATTGTGGAAGAATGGAAAAAGATTGTTTTTTATGGCTGGATTCGAAAATAATGTGAAACGCTAGGATTTACGATTGTTCTAAATAAAATTGAAAGGAGTTCTGATTTGGACTTTTATTATGAGAAATACAGATTAGAAATTTGAAAGACGTAGTAATTACTTTTAAAATGACGGAAATAGATTTTGCAGTATTGAAAAGGATTAGCTTTTAAATATAAGCTGGATAATAAGAATTATCCGAGACTCTTTTGGTATTTTAAGAACTGCTTTGTATCTTTAAGTTTAAAATTAAATAAAAATATAAGAATAAAATATTAAATATAAGCTGATAATAAGAATTATCCGAAACTTTATTGATATTTTAAGAATTACTAATAGAATCAAACAAGTTGCACTTTGGGTTTAAGTATGACTGAATAGAATTCTTCAATTGACTTTCTATTTATAAGTTTGCCCGCATAGAATTATGAAACATTTTTTTTGATTCTAAGCCTTCCTATTTATTTGTAGAAAGAAATTTTCAAGAATCATTAACTTAAAGTTTTTTTAGTTGAAGTTTTTATCATAGGTAAACATATAGTAAACGCGTGGACGGAAATTACTTGCTAGATTTTATCGAGTTACGAGTTTAGTTCTTGTCCAGATTTTATCGGAGTCGTGCGGGGCAAAAGCGCATAACTGCGAGTATCCACTGCGGAGGTGAACTATGTTCGGAAGCTGTTCACCTCCTTGCTCCAAGCCGGCATGGTTGTATTAGCCAAACTTTGTAGTATGTTTGTTGAACTCACGCAAGTCCCGTGCCTTCATTCCGGTCACAAAACTTGCAAGAGAATAATGCAAGTTTTGCGCCCTACACTCAGTCACGGGACTTGCTAGTAGTTGGTCGGCTTGGAGACATGACTTTGAAACTCAAAAGGTGCTACCGCACTTTCGAGTTTCAAAGTCACGTCGGATACTCTTTACGTTATGCGCGATCCTGGCTAAACCTCAAAAAGATTAAAAATGCATTTGACTCAGATTACGTAGAAGAATTGAAAAAGATTGTTTTTATGGCTGGATTCAAATAATAATTTTAAAGAGGATTTATGATTGATTTAGATGAAAATTCCAAGGAATAGATTTTAAGCTCTATTATAATTCTTGAGAAATACAGATTAGAAATTTGAAAGTCTTAAAGGTTCAATGATTTTAAGATTTGAAGGAATTAAGATTTTAGAGTATTGAAGACCATTGCTTTTAAACTTTCTCTTTGACTCGAAAAAGAATATAGTCTGACTACTCTTGTGGAATTTAACAGAATGATAAGTATTTTTAGTTTAAAAATTAAATAAAAGTCTAAAAGATTTATAAAAATATTTTTTCTAAGGAAATGAATATGGATAATAAGGAAAGTTAACAAATTTTATTGCTCATCTTAAAAAACTTCCAATGGAGAATTAAACAAGTTAACTGTAAAATGCATGAATAGAATTTTAAAATGAAATTAGAGATTTAGCAAAGATTTGCGGAGTTAAACAGATATGAAACATTGTTGGATTCTAATCAGTCCGCTATTTCTAGACTTGAAGCAAGAAATTTTCAAGAATCTCATTAACTTAAAGTTTCTTAGTTGAATTTTTTATAGAATTGGAAATAACTATTAAACCAAGAAATTCTAGATAGAATTTTCGAGTCCTAGTTAAGGCTTTAATTGTATCAGCGTCAGAACCAAGCGCATAACTGCGAGTATCCACTGCGGAGGTCAACAATGTTCGGATGATGTGTCACCTTGCTCCAAGCCGGCATAGTTGTTTAAGTCAAACTTTTTAGTATTTTGTTGAACTAATGCAAGTCCAGTGCCTTCACTACTGTCACGAAACTTGCAGAAAAAGCAAGTTTGCGCGCCATCCGTTCAGTCACAGGACTTGCTAGTCATACGGTGGCTTGGAGACGATTGAGAAACTCGAAAGAAAATGCTTAGGGCATTTTCGTTCCAAATTCCAACGTCGGATACTCTTAACGTTATGCGCAATGCCTCGCTATATTTCATTTAGTTAATCCAACAGATTGTAGAAGAATGGAAAAAGATTGTTTTTTATGGCTGGATTCGAAAAATAATGTGAAACGCAGGATTTACGATTGTTCTAAATAAAATTGAAAGGAATTCTGATTTTAGACTTTTAGTAGGAGAAATACAGATTAGAAATTTGAAAGACGTAGTAATTACTTTTAAGATGACGGAAATAGATTTTGCAATATTGAAAAGGATTAGCTTTTAAATTTAAGCTGGATAATAAGAATTATCCGAGACTCTTTTGGTATTTTAAGAACTGCTTTGTATCTTTAAGTTTAAAAATTAAATAAAAATATAAGAATAAAAATATTAAATATAAGCTGGATAATAAGAATTATCCGAAACTTTATTGATATTTTAAGAATTACTAATAGAATCAAACAAGTTGCACTTTGGGTTTAAGTATGACTGAATAGAATTCTTCAATTGACTTTCTATTTATAAGTTTGCCCGCATAGAATTATGAAACATTTTTTTGATTCTAAGCCTTCCTATTTATTTGTAGAAAGAAATTTTCAAGAATCGCATTAACTTAAAGTTTTTTAGTTGAATTTTTTTATCATAGGTAAACATATAGTAAACGCGTGGACGGAAATTACTTGCTAGATTTTATCGAGTTACGAGTTTAGTTCTTGTCAGATTTTATCGGAGTCGTACGAGGCAAAGCGCATAACTGCGAGTATCCACTGCGGTAACGGACTATATCGGAAGCTGTCCGTCACCTTGCTCCAAGCCGGCAAAGTCGTATTAGTCAAACTTTGTAGTATAGTTGTTGAACTTACGCAAGTCCAGTGCCTTCGTTCCGGTCACAAAACTTGCAAGAGAATAATGCAAGTTTTGCGCCCTACACTCAGTCACGGGACTTGCTAGTAGTTGGTCGGCTTGGAGACATGACTTTGAAACTCAAAAGGTGCTACCGCACTTTCGAGTTTCAAAGTCACGTCGGATACTCTAAACGTTAGGTGAAAAACTGCGAAACAAAATTAATTGAAGGCATTTTAATTGTCTTTCTGAATGACAATTATGAATCAAATTCTTAAAATCTTAAAACTAGACAAAGAAGGACATATGACAACAAAAGAAAAAATAATCAGAATCTTAATGGGAATTCTCATTGCAATTTCAGTCATTACATGTAAGAAAGAAACAAATTCAGAAACACAAACAAATACTATAAGCAGTGAATCTAAACCAGATACACAAACGACTAACTCGGATAATAAAACCTATAAGTACGTAATTGCGAAATCAGGTCTTAAACTAAGAGAAGCAACTGATACAAAAAGTAAAGTCCTTACAACGATTCCATTTAACACGCAAGTCGAAGTAATCGGCGAACAAGAAGGAGAAGAAGTGACCAAAGGAAAATCAAATCTTTGGTTTCAAATCAGTTACGATGGAATAGAAGGATTTGCCTACGGAGAATTTTTGAGTGACTTCTCCAATCTAGTAAAAATTCCAGATTACTTAATTGGAGAATATTTAGAAACAACTCCAAAGGATACTTCGTGTCGATCAGATATGTCATCGACTTTATATATCCGAGAAGGGATTATAATTTGTGTATTGGGAGAAACGGGACAAGTATTAGTTACATGCATACCAGAAAAAATTGTCGAAGAGAGTTCAAAAGTGAAAATGAATTGTTTAAAAAATCCGAATGAAACCACGGTGAAGAAATTATTAGGTTCTCCCATTGCTGGCGTTGACTTACAATTCTTACCAGTTCCTAATGAATATATACTTGAAATTAAATCACCGTCTTTACTTAAAGCCTCATGCCATTCTAATGGTTCGGTAGATTTTCTCAGTAAAGTAGAATATTTAAAATTGCCACTTTGCCAGAATTACAATGATTTTATTCCTTAAAATTCTTCCTTTTGGTATAAAAAAAATCAACAAATGTTATTGAATAATCAAATTTAAGTCTGTATATAAATAAATTCCGCTATTTTTCATAAAAGGGTATTCCCAAAAATAGAGTATTCAAAATTAAATCGGAATTTACTTTTGGGAATTGGTATATAGCTAAGATGAAAGGAGAAACGAGAATGCAATTTACGACAAAAGAAAAAACAATCACAATCTTAATGGGAATCCTCATTGCAATTTCAGTCATTACATGTAAGAAAGAAACAAATTCAGAAACACAAACAAATACTATAAGCAGTGAATCTAAACCAGATACACAAACGACTAACTCGGATAATAAAACCTATAAGTATGTAATTGCGAAATCAGGTCTTAAACTGAGGGAAGCAACTGATACAAAAAGTAAAGCAAATTACCAACGAAGGAATGGAAGGATTTGCCTATGGTGGATTTTTTAAGTGACCTGCCAGATTTTCCTTTATTACCAGAACAATTTGAATCTATAAATTTTAAAACTACATATTATAATGGAAATCAAAATACTAAAATTCTAATTCACTCAGACAAAACAGTTACGGGAGAAGATACTGAATACAACGGTTGCGACTATATAATTGAATCTGGAAAATGGAGTGCTAACGATTCAGAAAAATATATTAAACTCAGCACAAAAGGATATATCGACGAGTGTTTGGGTAGAAACGGCAGACGACCCCAATCTAATATTTATATTTTAAAAATGAATCGCTCATTTGATGGCTCTCAAGGCTGGACTTGCAACCAAGGAAAGTTCAATGAAGAATATGCAGTGATTTGTGATATGGATAAATGATGAAAACTTTTCTTTATCTAATTTTATTCTTTAGTTTATCAAAGCAAATATTAGCAAATGATTTGATTGGTGAATACTTTTGGGCTAGCTACAAAAAGCAGAGCAATGATTATAAAGAACGCTTAGAGGAAATGAATAAATTAGATCAGCCTGGTCCGATATTGATTTACAAAGTGAACAATATTTATGTAGATTTGAGTGAAATTGACTGCTTCGATCCGTCATGTCCTGCTGAATCACCCGTAGTAAACTCATTTGCCGTAGCGGACGCAGGAAAACTTCGATTTCAAAAAATAATCTCAAAGCAAATTGCTTATGAATGTGATGACAGTGATTATTTTATTAAGCATTGCAGTTCCAATGTGGTAAACGTAAATTTTGATTTGTATCTGAATCCTATTGAAGAAAAAGATATAAAGCATCTAAAAGTTTACCAAGACGAATTTGCTATCATTAAAGAACTCAGGAAATATAAAATTTCTGCGGAATATGATGATATTCCCGTAAAAAAAATATTAACGAAAACAATTCTGTACAATCCGAAAACACTGAAAGAATCCTTTGTACTGAGTAAAGGAAAAAATAAAAAAATCAAAAACCAATATTACATGGCGGGTACGGGAATGGGAGTAGCTGGACTAATAAAAATTTCCGATTTCAAGAAGAATCTGAAATGACTTTAATCGCAGTTCTTCACCTAACTGCGAGTATCCGCTAAGAGAGTGAACTATATTCGGAAGCTGTTCACTCTCTTGCTCCGAGCCGGCTTAATTGTGAAAGTGAAAATTTTTAGTATATTTGTCAGACTCATGCAAGTCCAGTGCCTTCACTACTGTCACGAAACTTGCAGAGAAGAGCAAGTTTTCGTGCCATCCGTTCAGTCACAGGACATTGCTAGTTGTTGTTGGCTCGGAGACATTGAGAAAATGGAAAGAAAAATGCTTGGGGCATTTTCTTCCCATTTTCTCAACGTCGGATACTCTTAACGTTATGCGCAATGCCTCGCTATATTTCATTTAGTTAATCCAACAGATTGTAGAAGAATGGAAAAAGATTGTTTTTTATGGCTGGATTCGAAAAATAATGTGAAACGCAGGATTTACGATTGTTTTAAATAAAATTGAAAGGAGTTCTGATTTTGGACTTTTCTTATGAGAAATACAGATTAGAAATTTGAAAGACGTAGTAATTACTTTTAAGATGAAGGAAATAAATTTTGCAATATTGAAAAGGATTAGCTTTTAAACTTAAGCTGGATAATAAGAATTATCCGAGACTCTTTTGGTATTTTAAGAACTGCTTTGTATCTTTAAGTTTAAAAATTAAATAAAAATATAAGAATAAAAATATTAAATATAAGCTGGATAATAAGAATTATCCGAAACTTTATTGATATTTTAAGAATTACTATTAGAATCAAACAAGTTGCACTTTGGGTTTAAGTATGACTGAATAGAATTCTTCAATTGACTTTCTATTTATAAGTTTGCCCGCATAGAATTATGAAACATTTTTTTGATTCTAAGCCTTCCTATTTATTTGTAGAAAGAAATTTTCAAGAGCGCATAACTGCGAGTATCCACTTCGAGAGCGGACTATATCGGAAGCTGTCCACTCTCTCGCTCCAAGCCGGCATAGTCGTATTAGCCACACTTTGTAGTATTTTTGTTGAACTTATGCAAGTCCAGTGCCTTCGTTCCGGTCACAAAACTTGCAGAGAAGATAATGCAAGTTTTGCGCCCTACACTCAGTCACGGGACTTGCTAGTAATAGTTCGGCTTGGAGACATGACTTTGAAACTCAAAAGGTGCTACCGCACTTTCGAGTTTCAAAGTCACGTCGGATACTCTTAACGTTATGCGCAATGCCTCGCTATATTTCATTTAGTTAATCCAACAGATTGTAGAAGAATGGAAAAGATTGTTTTTTATGGCTGGATTCGAAAAATAATGTGAAACGCAGGATTTACGATTGTTTTAAATAAAATTGAAAGGAGTTCTGATTTTGGACTTTTCTTATGAGAAATACAGATTAGAAATTTGAAAGACGTAGTAATTACTTTTAAGATGAAGGAAATAAATTTTGCAATATTGAAAAGGATTAGCTTTTAAACTTAAGCTGGATAATAAGAATTATCCGAGACTCTTTTGGTATTTTAAGAACTGCTTTGTATCTTTAAGTTTAAAAATTAAATAAAAATATAAGAATAAAAATATTAAATATAAGCTGGATAATAAGAATTATCCGAAACTTTATTGATATTTTAAGAATTACTATTAGAATCAAACAAGTTGCACTTTGGGTTTAAGTATGACTGAATAGAATTCTTCAATTGACTTTCTATTTATAAGTTTGCCCGCATAGAATTATGAAACATTTTTTTGATTCTAAGCCTTCCTATTTATTTGTAGAAAGAAATTTTCAAGAATCGCATTAACTTAAAGTTTTTTTAGTTGAAGTTTTTATCATAGGTAAACATATAGTAAACGCGTGGACGGAAATTACTTGCTAGATTTTATCGAGTTACGAGTTTAGTTCTTGTCAGATTTTATCGGAGTCGTACGAGGCAAAGCGCATAACTGCTAGTATCCACTTCGGTAACGGACTATATCGGAAGCTGTCCGTCACCTTGCTCCAATCCGGCATAGTTGTATTAGCCACACTTTGTAGTATTTTTGTTGAACTTACGCAAGTCCAGTGCCTTCATTCCGGTCACAAAACTTGCAAGAGAATAATGCAAGTTTTGCGCCCTACATTCAGTCACGGGACTTGCTAGTATTAGTTCGGCTTGGAGACATTGAGAAAATGGAAAGAAAAATGCTTGGGGCATTTTCTTCCCATTTTCTCAACGTCGGATACTCTTAACGTTAGGCGGTATTTGCACCTTTTTGAGTATTGAAAAATGTTTTAAAAATAAAAGAAAAATTGAAAATTATTTAGATAATATAGGGGGTATTGAATTTTGACTTATTTTATTCGTTTTATTTTAATCTTGTGTTTGTTTAATTATTGCGAGGGTAGTGGTAAAAAAGTAATTAAAGAAGAAGTTAGCACGCCTGATATTTCACCAAAAACTATATTGGAATTATCAAATTTCAATAATGAAATATTAATTTCTATAGCTTCAAAATTGAGATGTAGGAAAAGCCCTGAGACAAATTCAGCAATTATAAGAGAATTTGGATATGCGTCATTACTTGATTCAATTGGTAGAAATAATAAAAAAATAACAATAGAAGGCAAGAATGATTATTGGTATTACTTAGAACGAGATGATTGTTGGGTCTTTGGTGGTTTTACAATAAAAACTGGGAGTAAGGAAAACCCGACACTCTTTAATACTGATGTTTTGGTTGCCCCCGTGAGGCAAGCGTGTGGAGGACATTCTTGTTTTCCAGCAGTAGGAGAAGTGACTATTATTGGAAAATATTTTATAACATCAGTCGCTTTTCAAGATTACTGTGACATTATGCCAGGAAATATATGTTCGGGGGAACTTATTGGCTATGCAAAAGTCACAAAAGATAAAATCGAATTAAATAATACAATCGAAATCGGAACATTTGATGAAAAAGGAAATTGGCTTGGTAAAATACAAGGTTATAGAGACAATTATACATTTAGGGGTTCCACTAGTTTTGTAGCAGTTAAAAATAATGGAGTCTACACTGAATACTTCGCAGATCCTAACTATAGCACTCTACCTAAAGAAGAAGTACAAAAAGAATGTGAAAAAATGGAAGATATTTGTGCTCGATATTACATACCTACACCCTATAAAGTTTTCGAAGATGAAAAAAGTCGTGGTAATGGAAAATGGAGCCGATACCAAGGAAGACTGAATTGGAATGCTGCGACTGAAAAATGTCAAAATTTGAAAATGAAATTGCCTACTACTGAACAAATTAAAAGAGCATTAGAAGGTAACGAGATTGATTCTTGGTTTAGAGATGGCAAGCAATATTGGACTTTGAATGAAGAACAAAACAATGAGGCAAAGAGATTTAATTTAACTTTTAAGAAGTCCTACTCAGAATCAAAAAAAGATGAGAGTGGAGTTCGATGTATTAAAAAATAATTTTGGATTATTTTTTATTAAATGTATAAAGCTGATAAATTCATTAAATGCAAACACCGCCTAACTGCGAGTATCCGCTAAGAGAGTGAACTATGTTCGGATGCTGTTCACTCTCTTGCTCCGAGCCAGCTTGGTTGTGGTTGTTGGACTTTGTAGTTATTTTGTCAGACTAATGCAAGTTGCGCGCCTTCGTTTCAGGCACAAAACTTGCGGAAGAAAAGAGCAAGTTTATGTACCTTTCACTCAGTCACGCAACTTGCTAGTTGTTGTTGGTTCGGAGACATTGAGAAAATGGAAAGAAAAATGCTTGGGGCATTTTCTTCCCATTTTCTCAACGTCGGATACTCTTAACGTTAGGTGACATTTTTTTGCAATTTATTAAAGCACTCAAAAAATTGGTGATTTAAATACCCGCAACCTCTGTGTCTCAGGCAAATTTATATTTAATTAAAAAGGAAAATTTATGATAATCAAATCAATATCAATAAAAAATTTTAAAACATTTGATACTAATGGAATTACTATTACTTTCAATGATATGACAGCATTAGTCGGAGAAAATAGTTCTGGAAAATCAAATGTTTTAGAAGCATTAGATATTTTCTTCAATTACTCTAAAGGCAAAATCAAAAAAGAAAGTTTTCACCATGAAGATATATCTAATGCTATAGAAATAGAAATTATTTTTTATAAATTGAGCAAAGATGAAAAGGAAAAATTTAATTTGCATCTTGGTGATGATAATGAATCACTTACTATTACACAGATAATTTCTAATCAGACAGAAGAGCAAGATGATGATTCTGAAAATTCAGAAACTCAGGAATCCGTAACAGACTTAAACCTCGTTGAATCAAAGCATGGCACCAAGTGGTCCGTTCCAGAAGAATATGAATGGCTAAATTGTTTAGACAAACCGCCCGCTAAAACAAAATTAGCCGCTTGGTGGAGGACAAATTTAAAAATTGGTGACTTAGATATAAAATCTTTTTTCCAAGGAGGAATGCCATCGCAAGAAGAATATCAAACTCAAATAAGAATGCTATGGGATGATGGAAAATTACCTAGGAAAAAATTTATAGGAGATTCCAAAGTTCTTGGCTTTTCTGGGATACTTAAAGGAAATTTGCCTAAATATTTTTATATCCCTGCACTTAAAAACATTAATGACGATTTAAAGGTAAGTAAAACATCTCCCTTTGGAACTATCATTTCTTATCTAACGAATGAAATAGGAAAAGAAGTAAAGGAAGAATTAGAAAATAAAACAAAATTATTCATAAAGGAGGTAATTTCAAAAATTGATTTCGTAGATGGTAAATCAAAAATTGAAGAAATAAATCGTGATTTAAACGAAAACATTGGCATAGGTATAGATTGCGAATTAAACTTGCAGTTCACTCCTCCTAAGATTGATGACTTAATATTACCTAAATTATTTGGAAATGATGGATTCAATTCAGAGCTTATTCATAAAGGACACGGTATGCAACGCTTAGCAATCTTTGCTTTACTCAGAACTTACCACCAATATAAAAATAAAGCTGGAGTTTCTAATAATTTTATAATTGGGATTGAAGAGCCGGAAATATATTTACACCCACCATTAAAAAGAGCAACGTATAGTTTTTTACGAACATTATCAGAATCAGGAACGCAAATACTTTATACAACACACGATAGTTATTTTTTGAAAGTTGAAACATTTGAAGAAATAAGAATTTTTAGAAAGGAAAAATATAAATCTCCATCTGATACTCGCATTAAAACAGAAATTAATCAATTTTCAATTTATGAACTAATTGAATTTTATAAGAAAAAATACAATATTAAAAATATCAGTGAATTAAGTTTAAAACATAGGTTTTACCATATTTGTGATGAGTCAAAAAATGAAGGCTTTTTCTCGAAAAAAGTCATACTGATAGAAGGCGAAACAGAGAAATACGCGTTGCCTATATACTTTAAAAATAAAGGTTTCGATTTAGATTTAAATAAAATTTCGATAATTTCCGCAGGTTCAGTTGATACAATATCTTATTTACTTGTTATGTTCAATGAATTCAAAATCCCGTGCTATGTTATCTTTGATGGCGATAAACCAGAATATGATTTAAAAAATGTTCCGGAAGAAAAGAAAGAAGACTTAAAAAATAAATCAAACCGCAATAAAGAATTGTTTTCATTCACAGGACTTCCTATTACACAAACAGAACTTTTTTTCCCGCAAACAACTATTACGGAAAATGTGGCAGTTTGGGAAACTGATTTTGAAACAGAATTTCATAAAAATTTAAAGGAATATTCTGCAATTAAGGGGGAAGCGAAAAAAATGTATGGTAGTGATAGTAAACCCTTGACAGGTAGATTTTTTGCAGAGAAAATTTGCAATGACTACCCAAAATTAGTCAATCTACATATAGACACGTTGATTGAAAATATTAAAAAATGTGAATGGAAACAGTATATAGTAAAAAAATAAAATTGAAAAATAAATAAACCTTCGACATCTGTATCTAAGGTTAGCATAAAAAGTATGAACGAACTTTTTAGTAGTAGAAGCAAAAAAACGTCACCTAACACATTCAGTTTCTAAACGCAATAGACTTACGAGAGCCGAATTAGGGAAAGCGGCTAAGAAGTATTAACCGGAATAAATCCGAAGAAAAAATCTCAAAAAGTCTATTGCGGTTAGAAATGAGTTGGACGAAACCGCGTTGTAATGAGACTTTATGCGGGACTATGGGGATTCAAAGTGACTAGGGAGGTCGGACTTGTTTTTGGATGAGGCTAATGGATACGAAAGAGCCAATTTTACATACGCTACATAGGAGAATCTTTTTGATCATGGACGCAAGAATATCTTTCCATTCTTCCGGTGTAGACTTCTGATTTAAAGAACGATTTAGTTTTTTAAGAAGTGACTTACATAATTCGAGAGAGTCTTTGCGAGATCGGTTTGCGATGATTCCGTAATGTCTGATTTTAACGAATCCTAATGGAAGGATATGCATAAGAAACCTGCGAATAAACTCTACACATGGTAGAGTCATTGTTTTGAGTTTGTCATTATCCGCATAATCTTTGTATCTGAATGTTACGGTATTGTTTGTGATTTCTAATATTCTCTGGTTACTGATTGCTATCCTGTGTGTATAACGTCCGAGGTATTTAATTACGGAGTCGGGATTTTCAAAAGGTTGTTTTGTATATACGATCCATTTTTTAGAATAGAGGTTTGTTAAAAATCTTTGAAAGTGTGATGGATCATTTAATTCTTCACAACTTTTGGGAATAGTAAGATAACTTCCATGATAGTATTTTTTTAAATGAAATAAAAATAATCTCTGAAATAGTTTTGATAGAACGGGAATCGGCAGAAAGAATTTATCTCTTGAATCGATCCATTTGCCTTTATCCGCAGAAATTCCACCTCCTGTGATTAGAACATGAATATGTGGATGATAAGATAAAGTCTGTCCCCAAGTATGTAGAATAGATAAAAAACCAGGAATACAATTTAGATACTTTTTATTCTTACTTACCTTTCTTAAAGTATCCGAGACAGTTTTAAATAAAAGAGAATAGAATATTTTTTTGTTATTTAATATGAGTGAGTTTAATTCACTGGGAAGAGTAAATACGACATGAAAATATTTCACAGGTAAAATATTCTTATTCTCTTTAACTAACCATTTCTCTTTTCTCAAAAACTGACATTTGGGACAATGCCGATTTCGACAGGAATTGTAGGAATTCTTTTCGAATCCACAGTGACTACATTTATCTACGTGACCACCTAGCGTCTCTGTTCTGCAATTCCTGATCGCATAATACGCTTTTACCTCGTTTCGAGTTAAGGAATTTCCATAGACAGAAAAGAATTCTTTTTCATTTTTTCGAAAAACTTCAGCTACTTCCAGTATCCTCTTTCTGACCAACATCTCTTCTTGTTGTGATGTTTCCATTTGCCAGACCTCCCGTCTGTAAAGGATTGGTTAAAATATTGTAATCGTATGTATCTAAGGGACTCTTAATATTCATTAAATCGTATCGTCTGACATGTAAATAAATATATGTAGCCTGAGGAGAAAAATGTCCGAGTAGAAGTTGAATATGATGCATATTAACCCCTGCTTCAAGAAGATGTGTTGCAAAAGAGTGTCTTAGAGTATGGACAGAGGCATTCTTTGTTATCCCCGCTTTAAAAAGAGCATCCTTAAATGCACGCTGTATTGAACGAACAGAAAAGCATTTCATCTTGTTTTTATCTCTTGCGTAAAATAGGTAATCGACAGGCTTATATTCTTGTATGTAATCTCGTAACAATTTCAAAGTAGTGGGAGACAATAGCGCATAACGATCTGTTCCACCTTTTCCAT contains:
- a CDS encoding site-specific integrase; protein product: MSLLREKMIRELKLKTMSEKTIKSYVSYVNYLAKYYKKSPDKINREEVKNYLYHLRVNKQLSANTLNVVHSAIRFFYIYVINAEWVVKDIAKYKRPKSKPVVLSKSEVEAILNLTWNIKHKTILTLIYSAGLRVSEAAKLKVNQIDPDRMQIFVKDGKGGTDRYALLSPTTLKLLRDYIQEYKPVDYLFYARDKNKMKCFSVRSIQRAFKDALFKAGITKNASVHTLRHSFATHLLEAGVNMHHIQLLLGHFSPQATYIYLHVRRYDLMNIKSPLDTYDYNILTNPLQTGGLANGNITTRRDVGQKEDTGSS
- a CDS encoding ATP-dependent endonuclease: MIIKSISIKNFKTFDTNGITITFNDMTALVGENSSGKSNVLEALDIFFNYSKGKIKKESFHHEDISNAIEIEIIFYKLSKDEKEKFNLHLGDDNESLTITQIISNQTEEQDDDSENSETQESVTDLNLVESKHGTKWSVPEEYEWLNCLDKPPAKTKLAAWWRTNLKIGDLDIKSFFQGGMPSQEEYQTQIRMLWDDGKLPRKKFIGDSKVLGFSGILKGNLPKYFYIPALKNINDDLKVSKTSPFGTIISYLTNEIGKEVKEELENKTKLFIKEVISKIDFVDGKSKIEEINRDLNENIGIGIDCELNLQFTPPKIDDLILPKLFGNDGFNSELIHKGHGMQRLAIFALLRTYHQYKNKAGVSNNFIIGIEEPEIYLHPPLKRATYSFLRTLSESGTQILYTTHDSYFLKVETFEEIRIFRKEKYKSPSDTRIKTEINQFSIYELIEFYKKKYNIKNISELSLKHRFYHICDESKNEGFFSKKVILIEGETEKYALPIYFKNKGFDLDLNKISIISAGSVDTISYLLVMFNEFKIPCYVIFDGDKPEYDLKNVPEEKKEDLKNKSNRNKELFSFTGLPITQTELFFPQTTITENVAVWETDFETEFHKNLKEYSAIKGEAKKMYGSDSKPLTGRFFAEKICNDYPKLVNLHIDTLIENIKKCEWKQYIVKK
- a CDS encoding SH3 domain-containing protein — encoded protein: MNQILKILKLDKEGHMTTKEKIIRILMGILIAISVITCKKETNSETQTNTISSESKPDTQTTNSDNKTYKYVIAKSGLKLREATDTKSKVLTTIPFNTQVEVIGEQEGEEVTKGKSNLWFQISYDGIEGFAYGEFLSDFSNLVKIPDYLIGEYLETTPKDTSCRSDMSSTLYIREGIIICVLGETGQVLVTCIPEKIVEESSKVKMNCLKNPNETTVKKLLGSPIAGVDLQFLPVPNEYILEIKSPSLLKASCHSNGSVDFLSKVEYLKLPLCQNYNDFIP
- a CDS encoding IS91 family transposase; this encodes METSQQEEMLVRKRILEVAEVFRKNEKEFFSVYGNSLTRNEVKAYYAIRNCRTETLGGHVDKCSHCGFEKNSYNSCRNRHCPKCQFLRKEKWLVKENKNILPVKYFHVVFTLPSELNSLILNNKKIFYSLLFKTVSDTLRKVSKNKKYLNCIPGFLSILHTWGQTLSYHPHIHVLITGGGISADKGKWIDSRDKFFLPIPVLSKLFQRLFLFHLKKYYHGSYLTIPKSCEELNDPSHFQRFLTNLYSKKWIVYTKQPFENPDSVIKYLGRYTHRIAISNQRILEITNNTVTFRYKDYADNDKLKTMTLPCVEFIRRFLMHILPLGFVKIRHYGIIANRSRKDSLELCKSLLKKLNRSLNQKSTPEEWKDILASMIKKILLCSVCKIGSFVSISLIQKQVRPP